Within the Gemmatimonas sp. genome, the region GTTGCCCGACAGCACGCGGCCGTTGATGAAGTTCGAGCGGGCCACCGACGACGTCGCGTCGATCACCGAGCGCGCCTGCTGGTACGTGTACGAGCCGTTGATTTCCCAGCCGTTGTTGAAGCGCTTGCGCAGCTGGGTCATGAGCAGGGCCGACCAGGCGCCGCTCACGTTGCGTGCATCGAACACGCCGTTTTCCTGACCCACGTACGTGGCGATGCGACCAGCGGCGCGCGAGGCGACACCCGCCGACGTGCCCGTCGCGGCGATCGTGCCGTACATCGTGCGACCATTGCGATCGGTGGTCGTCGGCGTCGCCTGGTTCAGGTTGGTGTAGAAGAAGTCGTTCACGCCGTACGTGTACGTACCTTCGATCGTGGCTACCCAGTCGTTGCCGAGGTCGCGATCGTACCCGAGCGTCGCGCGGGCGACCTGCGGGAAGCGGATGTCATCCGATACCGTATTGACCGTGCCAACGGTGCCGTTCGGGTTGAACGCGGCAATTTCCTGGCCCGACGGGCAACGGGGCGGCGGCGTGGTGGTCACGTAGTTCCCCGTCGGCGACGGGACCGTGGTGCCACGGTTGGTGATCGGGTCGCACACCAGCTGCGAGAAGTTGTTGCCGGTGTTCGTGAACGTGTTGGACATGAACACGAACGGCGGCGGGCCCATGAAGACACCCACACCACCGCGCACCTGGTTCTTCTGATCGCCCGTCACGTCCCAGTTGAAGCCAATGCGCGGCGACGCGTGCAGGCGCATGGACGGGAGCGCGCCGCTGCGGCCGAAGTCGCCCTGCAGACGGGGAAGCGCGAACGGCTGGTCCTGGAAGTCGACCCAGTCGGCGCGGAAGCCGGCCGTGATGCTCAGGCGATCGGTGACATTCCAGAGATCCTGCGCATACAGCGAGTACGTGGCGGCGGTGAAGCGGGCGATCGGATCGCCGCCCTGCGGCACCGGAGCACCGACTTCGAAACGGCGGGCTACGCCGCGGTCGAGCGAGTCGAGATTGGCGAAGGTCCATACGCCGAACGAGTTCTGCGTGAAGGTGTTCTGCGCCTTGTAGAGCTCACCACGCGCGCCAAAGGTGAGCGTGTGACGCCCAACCGGCACCGTCAGGTCGTTGCGGATCTCGAGGATGTCCTGGAACAGCGAGTTGCCCTGCGACGAGTTTTCGGCGCCCGCCCGCAGGCGCGACACCCCACCGTTCGGGTTCGGCACGTTCTCGACGATCACGGCCGGCGCGACTGCCGGGAGGATGCGCTCGAAATCCTGCGTGTTGTAGCCGATCTGCAACTCGTTCGAAATGCCGTTCGTGAAATTGCTGAACAGCTGCAGGCCGGTCGAGTTGCTGACATCGTTGCGCTGGAACGCCCAGCTGGTCAGATCGAAGAACGGGTTGGCCGTGGCGTTCGAACGACCGAAGTCCTGCGTCTTGTTGTTGTTGTAGTTGTTGCGGATTACCAGGCGGTGCTGGTCGTTGATCTTGAGGTCGAGACGCGCCAGCACGTTGTAGAGCGGCGTTTCGTTGGCGACCGCGGTTCCCGCGCCACCATTGAAGCCGAAGATGCGCTGCACGCCGCTGTTGAAGCGATCGATCGACGATTGCGAGACCGGCACCGGCACGGGCGAGTTTGCCGCCTGGCCGAAGAACGGACCGGCAGCGGGCGCCTGTTCGCTGTTCACGTCGGCCGCCACGAAGAAGTGCAGGCGATCCTTCACGATCGGGCCACCGAGCGAGCCGGCGTACATGCGACGCTGGAAGCTGGTGTTGCGGGTGAGCGGATCATTCGCCGACATCTGCTGGTCGCGGTACTGGAGCGAGAGGCTCCCCTGCCAGTCGTTCGTCCCGTTCTTGGTGATGATGTTGGTGAGGCCACCGGTGAAGTTGCCCTGGCGCACGTCGAACGGCGACAGCAGGATCTGGAACTCCTTGATGGCTTCGAGCGTGATGCCGCGGCCGTTGGCCTGGGCCCCGAGCTGCTGATCGGAGTTGAGGCCGAAGCGGTCGACCGCCGTGAGGCCGTCCACCTGAATGTTGTTGTAGCGCGCGTTCTGCCCCGCGAAGCTCGACACGCCACCGCTGCTCGGATTGGTGGCGACGTAGGGCGACGTCTGGATGAGGTCGGTGATGTTGCGCGTCAGGTTGGGCAGGCGACGCACCAGCGAGTCGGAGACGCGCGACTGGGCGCCCTGACGCGACGGGTTGAAGTCGGCGACGCCGCGGCTGGCGGTGGTGACGAGCTCATTGAGCTGGACCGCCTGGCGCGAGAGCTGGAAATTCGCGCGGACATTCTGCGTGACGCGCACGACCAGATCGTTGCGCGATTCGGGGCGGTAGCCGATCAGGCGGGCCGAGACGTTGTAGGTGCCCGTTTCGAGTGCCTGCAGTGTGTAGGCGCCCCCCCGTCGCGTCTGGGTGGCCTGGCGGAAGCCGGTCGCCTGATTGACGGCGGTGATGGTGGCGCCTTCGAGGCCGGTGCCCGATGAGTCGGTCACAATGCCCGAAATGGCACCGGTGGTGGGGCCCTGAGCGGAAGCGTTGCTCACCGGCACCACGGCAGCACCTACGAACGCCCAGAGAACGATCGCAAGCTGGCGGAAGTGTCGCATGGTCATGTGGGAGGAGTCGAGAAGAACCGGATGTTCGGCCGGGCGGGAACACCCCGGCAACAGTCGGCACGGCAGAGGGGTCACAGGTGCGCCGAAACGAACCGCGCTCGGCCTCCGTGGCGAACGGCTTTCCGGTGCGGAAGGTTCTCACGCGAGACTCCACAGTCTGGAATGGCAACAGCTCCGTAACGGCCCTCTGGTCCCGTCACCCTGCGCCTCGGCCCCGGACCGGTTTCGTTACATTCCGTGGGCTGGTGTGCGTTCCGTACAAGCGGGGTGTCTCCCCGGACCACCGGCCCCATCCCCTCACGATCTCAGGAGCATTTCATGTTTCACCTGATCCGGCGTGCTGGTCGCAGCTGGATTGCGGGTGCCGTGGCGTTGTTCGCCCTCGCATCCGCTCGCCCCGTCGAGGCGCAGGTCACCACGTCCGCCATTCGCGGCACGGTGACCGACTCTGCGGGCAAGCCCATTGAAAACGTCCGCATCGACGCCGTGCACCAGCCCTCGGGCACGCGCTACAGCACCGGAAGCCGCGCCGACGGCGGCTTCAGCATCATCGGTATGCGTATCGGCGGCCCGTACCAGATCACGGCCTCCGCCCTTGGCTACCGCAAGGAAACGCGGGAGATCCCCGGCCTGAGCCTCGGTATCACCACCGATGTGCGCTTCCGCCTCAGCACGGCGGCGGTGCAGCTGCAGGCGATCACCACGCAGGCCGACCCGAATGCGCTGAGTACCACGCGTACGGGCGCCGCCACGTCGGTTGGCCGACAGACGATCGAGGCCCTTCCCACGATCTCGCGCCGCATCGGCGATTTTACGCGCCTCACGCCGCAGGCGAGCGGGTCGAGCTTCGCCGGCCAGGACAACCGCCTCAACAACATCACGGTCGACGGGTCGTACTTCAACAACTCGTTCGGCCTCGGCGGCCAGCCCGGTGATCGCACGGGTGTCGCACCCATCTCGCTCGACGCCATCGAGCAGATTCAGGTGAACATCGCCCCCTACGACGTGCGTCAGGGCAACTTCACCGGCGCCGGCGTGAACACGGTGACGCGCTCGGGGACCAACGAGTTCAGCGGCTCGGTCTATACGTTCATCCGGAACGAGGACTTCGTTGGGCGTCAGGCGGGCGCGAACACGTTCAACCCCGGCACGTTCAACTACCAGCAAATCGGCGCGCGCATTGGCGGCCCGCTCATCAAGAACAAGCTCTTCTTCTTCACGAGCTTCGAAGACGAAAAGGAGACCCGCCCGGGGATCCTGCGCACCGCCAACCCCGGCGGCGCCCCGATCACGGGCAACATGACGCGCGTGCTCGGGTCGGATCTCGACCGCCTCAGCACGTTCCTGCGCGATCGCTTCAACTACGAAACCGGCCCCTACGCTGGCTACGACTTCGAGACGCCGGGCACGCGCCTGCTGACGCGCCTCGATTACAACCTGAACGACAAGAACAAGTTCAGCCTGCGCTACACCATGCTGAACTCCAACACCGATGTCGGGCTCTCCACGTCGGGCTCGCTCGGCTTCGGCCGCTCGAACAACAATCAGTTCCTCTCCTTCCAGAACTCCAACTACCAGATCCAGGAGAACATCCGGTCGGTGGTGGGTGAGTGGAACTCGCTGATCGGCGACCGCATCTCGAACAACTTCATCATCGGCTACACCTCGCAGGACGAGAGTCGCAAGTCACGCGGCACGGTGTTCCCGTTCGTCGACATTCTCGAGCAGGGCGCCACGTACACGTCGTTCGGCTTCGAGCCGTTCACGCCGAACAACGAGCTGCGCTACAAGAGCTTCCAGCTGCAGAACAACCTGACGATCTCGCGCGACAAGCACGACTTCACCTTCGGCGCTACGCTCGAGCGCTACGAATCGGAGAACGTGTTCTTCCCGGGGTCGCAGAGCTCGTACGTCTACAACTCGCTGCAGGACTTCTTCACCGACGCGAACGACTTCCTCGCCAACCCCAACCGTACGACTTCGCCGGTGACGGCGCGGCGCTTCCAGGTGCGTTGGGCCAACCAACCGGGGCAGGTCAAGCCGGTCCAGCCGCTCGAAGTGCTCTACGGCGGCCTGTACGCGCAGGATGAATGGCGCGCCCGGGAGAACCTGCGCCTCACCTTCGGCCTCCGCGTTGACGTACCGCGCTTTGGCAACACCGGCTTCACGAACCCGCAGGCCAATGGCCTGACGTTCCGTGACGAGACCGGCGCCAACGTGCAGTACCGCACCGAGCAGCTCCCCGACGCCAACCTGCTCTGGAGCCCGCGCTTCGGCTTCAACTGGGACGTGAACAACGACCAGAAGACCCAGATCCGCGGTGGTACGGGTGTGTTCACGGGCCGTCCGGCCTACGTGTGGATCTCGAACCAGATCGGCAACAACGGTGTGCTCACCGGCTTCGAGTCGGTGGACAACACGCGCAACCGGCCGTTCAACCCGAACCCGGATGCGTACAAGCCGCCCGCCAGCGCCATCACCGGTGCCCCGGCCGCGTCGTACGAGCTGGCGCTCACCGATCCAACGTTCCGCTTCCCGCAGATCTGGCGCTCCAATCTGGCCGTCGATCGGCGCCTGTTCTGGGGGCTCACGGCCACGGCTGAGTTCCTGTACAGCAAGGACGTGAACGGCATTTACTACATCGATGCCAACCTGCCGGCCACCACACAGCGCTTCGTGGGCCCGGACAGCCGTCCGCGCTACAGCGATACCTGCCCGGCCGCCGGCCTGCAGGTGCGCATCAACTGCAATGTGACCAGCGCGATCGTGCTCAAGAATCAGAACGTGGGCGAGGCGTGGAACGCCGCGTTCGCGCTCGAGCGCGGGTTCCGCAACGGCTTCTTCGCCAAGGCCGCGTACAGCTACGGCATGTCGCGCAACACGGTGGACCCGGGCTCCATTGCGTTTGGCTCCTGGAACGGCAACCCGCACCCGGGTGACCCGAACAATCCGGGCGTGGGCATTTCGGGTACGGCCGCCGGCCACCGCTTCTTCCTCACGGGCACGTACGAGAAGCAGTACTTCGGCTTCGGCAAGACGGGCGTGTCGTTCTTCTTCGAAGGGCGCAACGCCGGCAACACCAGCTACACCTTCAACGGCGACCTGAACGGCGACGGCGGCACGGGCAACGACCTCATCTACATCCCGCGTGACCGCTCGGAGATGAATTTCGAGGCCTTCACGACCACCGGCACCGGCGGCCGTACCTTCACGGTGCAGGAGCAGCAGGACGCGTGGGAGCGGTTCATCAATCAGGACGCGTACCTGCGCGAGAACCGCGGCAAGTTCGCCCAGCGCGGTGCCGTGTTCCTGCCAATGGTGTACTTCGCCGACGTGAGCATCACACAGGACATCTTCGCCAACTTCGGTGGCAAGAAGAACTCACTGCAGGTGCGCTTCGACATCCTGAACTTCGGCAACCTGCTGAACGACAACTGGGGTCAGGGCCTCCGCGCCGTCAACAACCGCCCGCTCGTCGCGCGCGGTGCCGATGCGCAGGGTCGCGCGCTCTACCGCATGGCCACCCAGTCGGCCTCGGAGCTGCTGTCGCGCAGCTTCGAGCGCACGGCCAGCACGGGTGACGTGTGGCGGATGCAGTTGGGGCTGCGGTACATCTTCAACTGATCCCTGTGGGATGAGGACGGGGGAGCCGGCAATGCCGGCTCCCCTTTTGTTTACAAGGGAGGAAGCAGGGGGCAGGAAGCAGGTTGCAGGGGGCAGGTGACGACCTGCGTCCCGCTTCCTTGCCCCCTGCTGCCTGCTCCCTGCCCTGTCATCCAGGGGCGCGCCCCCGGCGCGCCCGCTCCTCTTCAGCGCGCCCGCGCCTATTTCCGCCCCACCGTGGCGTAATACACCGGTACCCCCAGCAGAATCACGCCGAATACGCCAAGCGTGGGGACCCGCTGCGCGGGGTCCATGAGGGCATTGCCCAGCAGGAAGAGCACCGCCAGGCAGAAGAGCGCCGGCACGAACGGATACAGCGGCGTGCGCACCGGCGGGTTCCAGTCGGGGCGCCGACGGAGCTTGAACACCGCCCCGATGCTCATGATGTAGAACACGAGGCTCGCGGTGACGAAGATGTCGGCCAGCTGCTCGAAGCTGCGCAGCAGCACGAACGCCACGCCGAGGGTCCCGGTCATGATGATCGCCACGTACGGGGTCTTGAAGGTGGGGTGCACCTTTGCGACCTGCTTGAAGAAGAGCCCGTCGTCGGCCATGGCAAAGAAGATGCGCGGCCCGGTGAGCAGCGAGCCGTTCACGCTCCCGAAGGTCGACAGCAGCACGGTGAGCGACACGAGCGTCACGCCCACGGGGCCGATGAGGCGCAGCGCCACGTCGGCGGCCACGAGTGGCGCCCGGCGCATTTCCTCCACGTTGAGCACGCTGAGGTAGGCGATGTTGGCGAGCAGGTAGATGGCGATGATCGCCAGCGTGCCCAGCACGATGGCCTTGGGGAGGGTGCGCTCGGGGTCCTTCACCTCACCCGACACCTTGGCCAGGTCGCCCCAGCCGTCGAAGGCCCAGAGCACACTCACCAGCGCCAGCCCGAAGGCCGAGACCGAGAAGCTGCCCGGGGGGGCGGCGGGGGTGAAATTGCCCCCCGTTTTGGGGAGGCCCAGGGCGAAGGCCAGCAGCACGATGATCACGAGCCCGCCGTACTTGGCAATCGTGGTGACGTTCTGCACGAGCGACCCCCAGCGGAGTCCCACCACATTAATAGTGGCCATGAGCACCAGCGCGGCGGCGGCGAGGTAGTGCGCGTAGTCGTCGTACGGCGCCACACTGGGGTCGATGCCCACGGCGCGCAGGGCGTACTGGCCGAAGGTGAGGGAGATCCCCCCCAGCGCCGCGGCGCGAATGAGGGTGAATTCGGCCCATCCGTACAGGAAGGCGGGGAGCCGCCCCCACGCTTCCCGGATGTAGATGAAATAGCCGCCCGTGCGCGGCATGGCCCCCGCCAGCTCGGCCAGCGTAAGGGCGCCGCAGAGGGCAAAGAGGCCGCCCACGGCCCAGACGGCCATGAGCGGCAGTGGGCCGGGCAGCTTGTCGGCGATGCCAGCCGGCGACCGGAAGATCCCGGAGCCGATCGTGGTACCAACCAGCACGGCGATGGCACTCCAGAGGCCGAGGGAGCGGGGGAGCTCCGTGGCGGGGGCTGCCGAGGCGGGGGCGGCGGCAGCGGCGGGAACGGACGACGGGGGCTTGGCCATGGGCGCTATGGTAGTGCACGGGACGGGGGTTCACCACCTCGGTCCACCGTCTAGTTTTCAGGGGTCATGAACTCCCCGATCGACTCCTGGCTCCCGACCACCCTCGGGACCGTCCTGTTCTGGACGGCGGTGATTGCCTGCAGCGTGGCGCAGTGGTTCATCATGCGCGCCGTGTTCCGCACGCTGCCCACCGCCCCGGCCAACAGCGACGTGCCCGTTCCGCGACGGTGGGCGGAGATCGTGCAGGTCCTCCTGCCGATCGCCGGCCTTGTGGCTCTCTTCTATGGCGCCTGGCGCGCCATGCACTCCGCGTGATATGGCAACCGGCATCGCCCCTGTGAACGGGAACCCGCCAGTCGGGGCTCCTCCGAGCCCTGTGGCCGACACCCCGCTGTCGCGCGACCTCGTCGCGCTGACCAAGCCCCGCATCATCTCGCTGTTGCTGGTCACGACCGCCGCGCCCATGTACGCCGCCGGCAGCCCGAGCCTCTGGACGGTGCTGCTGGTGATGGTGGGCGGGTATCTCATGGCCGGGGGCGCGAACGCGGTGAACATGTACATCGACCGCGACATCGACGACGTCATGGCGCGCACGCGGCTGCGCCCCATCCCGAGCGGCCGCATGTCCCCCACGCAGGTGCTGGCGTTCGGCGTGTTCTGCGCCACGCTGGCCACGTGGATGCTGGCGCACTTCGTGAATGTGCTCACGGCGGGGCTCGCGCTGGCGGGCTTCTACTTCTACGTGTTCATCTACACGCGCATCCTCAAGCGCACGAGCCCACAGAACATCGTGATTGGCGGCGCCGCCGGGGCCTTCCCGCCCCTGGTGGGATGGGCGGCGGTCACGGGCACGCTCGACGTGACGGCGCTGTGCCTGTTCCTCATCGTGTTCTACTGGACCCCGCCGCACTTCTGGGCGCTGGCGCTGCTCAAGCAGGTGGACTACGGCCGCGCCAAGGTGCCCATGGCGCCGCTGGTGTGGGGCGAGCGCGAGACGATGCACCAGATGGTGTGGTACACCGTGATTCTGCTGGCGCTCACGGTGCTGCCGGTGCTGTACGGGGCCTTCGGCCTGCTCTACCTCGCAAGCGCTCTCGTGCTGGGCGGCCTGCTCATGTGGGGGGTGCTCAAGGTGCTCTGGGCCGCGCAGCAGGGGCAGCCGTGGACGGGGCCGGCGTGGTGGGTGTACAAGTACTCGCTGCTGTATCTCGCGCTGCTGTTCGTGGCGATGGGGATAGACCGGGCGCTCGCCCGGTAGCGGGTTTAACGACGCGGGGGGGACAACGCGCGATCGAGGACGCGTTGGCGGGGACGCGTTGGAAAGGACGCGTTGGCGTCAACGCGTTGGCGGGGACGCAGACACCGACGCGGACACCGACGCGGACACCAACGCAGGCACCAACGCAGGCACCAACGCAGGGCGACCGAGGCCGAAGGCCAGGTCGCCCTCGTCGTTGCCCCTCGTCGTTGCCCGCGTTGGTGCCCGTCGTGGTTGCCGGCGTGCCCGCCTGCGCCTCTCCGCGTTGGTGCCAACGCGTCCGTGCGAATGCGTCGTCGCCAACGCGTGTTCGCCAACGCGTCGTCGATCGCGCGTTGTCCCCCTCGCGTAGTTCGCCCGCCCCGGCGGTAGACAGCCGTCTCTCCGTCCGCAATCTTGTGGCGTGCCCAAGGCCTCTCTTTCCCTGCAGCCCCTCGGCAGGCTGCTGCCGCTCGTTCGCCCGTATCGCGGCCGATTGGCCATTGCCTTCGTGTTTCTCGTCATTGCCGCCGGCGCGGGGCTGGTCTTCCCGGCGGTCATGCGCTTCCTGCTCGATGCGGCCTTCGAGCAGCGCGATCGCCCGGCGCTCGATCGCATCGCCATCATGCTGCTCGCGGTGTTCGCGGTGCAGGCCGGCGCCAATTTCGTGCAGGTCTACCTGCTCAGCTCCTCCACCGAACGCATCGTGGCGGCGCTGCGCGCGCGCACCTTCGCGCATCTCATTCGGCTCTCCCCCGCCTTCTTTACCGAGCGGCGCACCGGCGAGCTCACCAGCCGCCTCAGCAGCGACCTCGGTCTGCTGCAGTCGCTGCTGGGCACGTGGGTCTCCGAGCTCTCCCGCCAGGTGCTCTTTCTGCTGGGCGGCGCGCTCATGATGTTCGTCACGAACTTCCGCCTCACGCTCACGACCCTCGCCGTGGTGCCGGTCGTGGTGGGCGCTGCCATCTTCTTCGGCCGTTCGCTGCGCGCGGCGAGCACCAGCGTGCAGGATCGCATCGCCGAGGCCATGGGCATGGCCGACGAATCGTTCGGCGCCATCCGCACCGTGCAGAGCTTCAACCGCGAGGCCGAGGAGACGCGGCGCTTTGGGGCGGCCCTCAAGGAGCTCGTGGGCGTGGCGGTGACGCGCGCCCGTACGCGGGCGCTGTTCTTCAGCGTGGTGGGCTTCGTGGCCTTCGGCGCGGTGGCGGCCGTGCTCTGGCAGGGGGGCACGCAGGTGCTCGCCGGCAAGCTCACCGCCGGCACCCTGGTGGCGTTCCTGTTCTATGCCCTGTTCGTGGCGGCAGCGGTGGGCTCACTCGCCACGCTCTTCGGCAACTTTCAGGAAGCGGTGGGCGCCGCCACGCGCGTGTGGGAGCTGCTCGATACCCGGCCCAGCGTGCGCGACCCCGAAATTCCGCTTTCGCTGCCGGCTCCGCTGCGCGGAGACGTGTGCTTCCACGACGTGTCGTTCCGCTATCAGCCCAACCAGCCCGACGTGGTGCGGGGCATCACCCTGACCATGGCGCCGGGAGAGATCGTGGCGCTGGTGGGGCGCAGCGGCGCCGGCAAGACCACCATTGCCAGTCTGCTGCCGCGCTTCTGGGATGCGAGCGGCGGCAGCATCACGCTCGACGGCATCGACATTCGCGACCTCACGCTCGACACGCTGCGCGCCGCCATTGGCATCGTGCCGCAGGAGCCCGTGCTCTTCAGCGGCACCATTCGCGAGAATATCGCCTACGCCAATCCGCGCGCCAGCGACGCCGACATTCTGCGCGCGGCGCGCGCGGCACACGCGTGGGAGTTCATCACGCGCCTTCCGGACGGCATGGACACGCTGGTGGGGGAACGTGGCGTCAAGCTCTCCGGTGGCCAGCGCCAGCGCATCGCCATTGCGCGGGTCTTCCTCAAGAACCCCGCGGTGGTCATTCTCGACGAGGCCACGTCGAGCCTCGACACGGAGAGCGAACGCTACGTGGAGCAGGCGCTCGAGGAGCTGCTGGAAGGGCGCACGACGCTCATCATTGCGCACCGCCTCAGCACCGTGCGGCGCGCCGACAAGGTGGTGGTGCTCGACGCCGGCCAGATCGTGGAGATCGGCACGCACGCCGAACTGCTGGAACGCGAAGACGGCGTGTACGCCCGTCTCTACGCGATCGGGGGCTGATCTAGTACGCGAGCTGCAGGCGCGTTTGCACGCCGCCGTCCACGCGCACGCGCGCGTCGCGCGTCCCGAGACGCTCGTGCCACACATGCAGCGTGTAGCGGCC harbors:
- a CDS encoding TonB-dependent receptor; the encoded protein is MTMRHFRQLAIVLWAFVGAAVVPVSNASAQGPTTGAISGIVTDSSGTGLEGATITAVNQATGFRQATQTRRGGAYTLQALETGTYNVSARLIGYRPESRNDLVVRVTQNVRANFQLSRQAVQLNELVTTASRGVADFNPSRQGAQSRVSDSLVRRLPNLTRNITDLIQTSPYVATNPSSGGVSSFAGQNARYNNIQVDGLTAVDRFGLNSDQQLGAQANGRGITLEAIKEFQILLSPFDVRQGNFTGGLTNIITKNGTNDWQGSLSLQYRDQQMSANDPLTRNTSFQRRMYAGSLGGPIVKDRLHFFVAADVNSEQAPAAGPFFGQAANSPVPVPVSQSSIDRFNSGVQRIFGFNGGAGTAVANETPLYNVLARLDLKINDQHRLVIRNNYNNNKTQDFGRSNATANPFFDLTSWAFQRNDVSNSTGLQLFSNFTNGISNELQIGYNTQDFERILPAVAPAVIVENVPNPNGGVSRLRAGAENSSQGNSLFQDILEIRNDLTVPVGRHTLTFGARGELYKAQNTFTQNSFGVWTFANLDSLDRGVARRFEVGAPVPQGGDPIARFTAATYSLYAQDLWNVTDRLSITAGFRADWVDFQDQPFALPRLQGDFGRSGALPSMRLHASPRIGFNWDVTGDQKNQVRGGVGVFMGPPPFVFMSNTFTNTGNNFSQLVCDPITNRGTTVPSPTGNYVTTTPPPRCPSGQEIAAFNPNGTVGTVNTVSDDIRFPQVARATLGYDRDLGNDWVATIEGTYTYGVNDFFYTNLNQATPTTTDRNGRTMYGTIAATGTSAGVASRAAGRIATYVGQENGVFDARNVSGAWSALLMTQLRKRFNNGWEINGSYTYQQARSVIDATSSVARSNFINGRVLSGNSLDTQLGVSAFQMPHRFVLTGTYTAPWKTAPTDIAFNYTLQSGTPVVWTATGNGGRGDLNADGYIGNDPIYVPRTATDAGEMLFQNASFFVPSVGASRPFTAAEQAAAFERFVSGQACLRNARGQILERNSCANPWWSTLDLSIRQGLPAVAGQRVQLQFEVFNLPNLLNSGWGKIRTRGAFPSQSVLNVVGAQNDAQGRPQMVYTFDPRDADETFRVTNSVANFYRIQAGIRFAF
- a CDS encoding carboxypeptidase regulatory-like domain-containing protein, which gives rise to MFHLIRRAGRSWIAGAVALFALASARPVEAQVTTSAIRGTVTDSAGKPIENVRIDAVHQPSGTRYSTGSRADGGFSIIGMRIGGPYQITASALGYRKETREIPGLSLGITTDVRFRLSTAAVQLQAITTQADPNALSTTRTGAATSVGRQTIEALPTISRRIGDFTRLTPQASGSSFAGQDNRLNNITVDGSYFNNSFGLGGQPGDRTGVAPISLDAIEQIQVNIAPYDVRQGNFTGAGVNTVTRSGTNEFSGSVYTFIRNEDFVGRQAGANTFNPGTFNYQQIGARIGGPLIKNKLFFFTSFEDEKETRPGILRTANPGGAPITGNMTRVLGSDLDRLSTFLRDRFNYETGPYAGYDFETPGTRLLTRLDYNLNDKNKFSLRYTMLNSNTDVGLSTSGSLGFGRSNNNQFLSFQNSNYQIQENIRSVVGEWNSLIGDRISNNFIIGYTSQDESRKSRGTVFPFVDILEQGATYTSFGFEPFTPNNELRYKSFQLQNNLTISRDKHDFTFGATLERYESENVFFPGSQSSYVYNSLQDFFTDANDFLANPNRTTSPVTARRFQVRWANQPGQVKPVQPLEVLYGGLYAQDEWRARENLRLTFGLRVDVPRFGNTGFTNPQANGLTFRDETGANVQYRTEQLPDANLLWSPRFGFNWDVNNDQKTQIRGGTGVFTGRPAYVWISNQIGNNGVLTGFESVDNTRNRPFNPNPDAYKPPASAITGAPAASYELALTDPTFRFPQIWRSNLAVDRRLFWGLTATAEFLYSKDVNGIYYIDANLPATTQRFVGPDSRPRYSDTCPAAGLQVRINCNVTSAIVLKNQNVGEAWNAAFALERGFRNGFFAKAAYSYGMSRNTVDPGSIAFGSWNGNPHPGDPNNPGVGISGTAAGHRFFLTGTYEKQYFGFGKTGVSFFFEGRNAGNTSYTFNGDLNGDGGTGNDLIYIPRDRSEMNFEAFTTTGTGGRTFTVQEQQDAWERFINQDAYLRENRGKFAQRGAVFLPMVYFADVSITQDIFANFGGKKNSLQVRFDILNFGNLLNDNWGQGLRAVNNRPLVARGADAQGRALYRMATQSASELLSRSFERTASTGDVWRMQLGLRYIFN
- a CDS encoding amino acid permease yields the protein MAKPPSSVPAAAAAPASAAPATELPRSLGLWSAIAVLVGTTIGSGIFRSPAGIADKLPGPLPLMAVWAVGGLFALCGALTLAELAGAMPRTGGYFIYIREAWGRLPAFLYGWAEFTLIRAAALGGISLTFGQYALRAVGIDPSVAPYDDYAHYLAAAALVLMATINVVGLRWGSLVQNVTTIAKYGGLVIIVLLAFALGLPKTGGNFTPAAPPGSFSVSAFGLALVSVLWAFDGWGDLAKVSGEVKDPERTLPKAIVLGTLAIIAIYLLANIAYLSVLNVEEMRRAPLVAADVALRLIGPVGVTLVSLTVLLSTFGSVNGSLLTGPRIFFAMADDGLFFKQVAKVHPTFKTPYVAIIMTGTLGVAFVLLRSFEQLADIFVTASLVFYIMSIGAVFKLRRRPDWNPPVRTPLYPFVPALFCLAVLFLLGNALMDPAQRVPTLGVFGVILLGVPVYYATVGRK
- a CDS encoding heme o synthase, coding for MADTPLSRDLVALTKPRIISLLLVTTAAPMYAAGSPSLWTVLLVMVGGYLMAGGANAVNMYIDRDIDDVMARTRLRPIPSGRMSPTQVLAFGVFCATLATWMLAHFVNVLTAGLALAGFYFYVFIYTRILKRTSPQNIVIGGAAGAFPPLVGWAAVTGTLDVTALCLFLIVFYWTPPHFWALALLKQVDYGRAKVPMAPLVWGERETMHQMVWYTVILLALTVLPVLYGAFGLLYLASALVLGGLLMWGVLKVLWAAQQGQPWTGPAWWVYKYSLLYLALLFVAMGIDRALAR
- a CDS encoding ABC transporter transmembrane domain-containing protein — encoded protein: MPKASLSLQPLGRLLPLVRPYRGRLAIAFVFLVIAAGAGLVFPAVMRFLLDAAFEQRDRPALDRIAIMLLAVFAVQAGANFVQVYLLSSSTERIVAALRARTFAHLIRLSPAFFTERRTGELTSRLSSDLGLLQSLLGTWVSELSRQVLFLLGGALMMFVTNFRLTLTTLAVVPVVVGAAIFFGRSLRAASTSVQDRIAEAMGMADESFGAIRTVQSFNREAEETRRFGAALKELVGVAVTRARTRALFFSVVGFVAFGAVAAVLWQGGTQVLAGKLTAGTLVAFLFYALFVAAAVGSLATLFGNFQEAVGAATRVWELLDTRPSVRDPEIPLSLPAPLRGDVCFHDVSFRYQPNQPDVVRGITLTMAPGEIVALVGRSGAGKTTIASLLPRFWDASGGSITLDGIDIRDLTLDTLRAAIGIVPQEPVLFSGTIRENIAYANPRASDADILRAARAAHAWEFITRLPDGMDTLVGERGVKLSGGQRQRIAIARVFLKNPAVVILDEATSSLDTESERYVEQALEELLEGRTTLIIAHRLSTVRRADKVVVLDAGQIVEIGTHAELLEREDGVYARLYAIGG